The following are encoded in a window of Haladaptatus sp. R4 genomic DNA:
- the tbsP gene encoding transcriptional regulator TbsP produces MSADATVMDQEFADMIDSFFEDADTVLIVNPAPNVFQTVMLTAASFDGDLPHMQVLADPDVLKASLDDFILASQVSDLIDQDSLELRTTGDIARSSLLVSDDEVVTVITLDGELTGLRSADGDLVENVQSTFSDDWEDGDVYSLRTPPLSRIQETLSEDFGDDVEEDFMMVVESVDTIPGEDDELDEVAIALLVAANNEVLLYDISKWGEDTGVASKATFSRTKTRLEDRGLIDTEKVPIDVGRPRLRLILVPDDLGDVEGLASQVSG; encoded by the coding sequence ATGTCCGCAGATGCAACAGTCATGGACCAGGAATTCGCCGATATGATCGATTCGTTCTTCGAAGACGCAGACACGGTGCTCATCGTCAATCCAGCGCCGAACGTCTTCCAAACGGTGATGTTGACGGCAGCCTCGTTCGACGGTGATCTGCCGCACATGCAGGTACTTGCCGACCCGGACGTGCTGAAAGCGTCGCTGGACGATTTCATCCTCGCGAGCCAGGTTTCGGATTTGATCGACCAGGACTCCCTCGAACTCCGGACGACGGGCGATATCGCACGTAGTTCGTTGCTCGTCAGCGATGACGAGGTCGTAACCGTCATCACGTTGGATGGGGAGTTGACGGGACTTCGCTCGGCGGATGGCGATCTGGTCGAAAACGTCCAATCGACGTTTTCGGACGACTGGGAGGACGGCGATGTGTATTCCCTGCGTACGCCACCGCTGTCGCGCATCCAGGAAACGCTCAGTGAGGATTTCGGCGACGACGTCGAAGAGGACTTCATGATGGTCGTCGAGTCGGTCGATACGATTCCCGGCGAAGACGACGAGTTGGATGAAGTGGCCATCGCCTTGTTGGTGGCGGCGAACAACGAGGTTCTCCTCTACGACATCAGCAAGTGGGGTGAGGACACCGGTGTCGCGAGCAAAGCGACCTTCTCGCGGACGAAGACACGACTCGAAGACCGTGGCCTCATCGATACGGAGAAGGTCCCGATCGACGTCGGTCGCCCACGACTTCGGTTGATCTTGGTACCGGACGATTTGGGTGACGTCGAGGGTCTCGCTAGCCAAGTGAGCGGCTAG
- a CDS encoding M48 family metallopeptidase: MSSVVVRAWGITLGLLTATLLAVAAVVRTGAPLPIVGFGFLVFVVIAYLSYRSGGRYEFEHEHAEPFDPNEFPDVQRAILDVCERAGRPLPRIVVMEMDAPGAVVGYDDGEPVVALDPLLPQIVGRAGIEALFAHELGHLGNDIHTDAVRAYIPQILGFCTFWLVFLAGRGPFVAAVGSLLFSAVTFIDDRRIRRIRYVCSLGIEPLALALSRYANRLEEYRADAYAAHVVDPETLAAALYRVAAIATGDNTEDIAGPIPWNADRSFRFAVFATHPSMENRVARLDCEIPTWASPYRPRQVA; the protein is encoded by the coding sequence ATGAGTTCAGTAGTCGTTCGAGCGTGGGGAATCACGCTCGGACTACTAACCGCCACGCTCCTCGCGGTTGCGGCCGTCGTTCGGACGGGGGCGCCGCTTCCGATCGTCGGCTTCGGATTTCTCGTGTTCGTCGTCATCGCGTATCTGTCCTATCGCTCCGGCGGGCGCTACGAGTTCGAACACGAACACGCCGAACCGTTCGACCCCAACGAGTTTCCGGACGTCCAACGAGCGATCCTCGACGTCTGCGAGCGTGCCGGTCGTCCCCTCCCTCGGATCGTCGTCATGGAGATGGACGCACCAGGTGCCGTCGTCGGTTACGACGATGGCGAACCAGTCGTCGCTCTCGATCCGCTGCTCCCGCAAATCGTCGGGCGGGCGGGAATCGAGGCGCTGTTCGCACACGAACTCGGCCACCTCGGGAACGATATTCACACGGACGCGGTCCGTGCGTACATCCCGCAGATACTCGGGTTCTGTACGTTCTGGCTCGTCTTTCTCGCGGGACGGGGTCCGTTCGTAGCCGCCGTCGGCTCGCTGCTGTTCAGCGCGGTGACGTTCATCGATGATCGACGTATCCGCCGTATCCGCTACGTTTGCAGTCTCGGTATCGAACCGCTCGCGCTCGCGCTGAGTCGATACGCGAATCGACTGGAGGAGTACCGCGCGGATGCGTACGCCGCCCACGTCGTCGATCCCGAAACGCTCGCCGCCGCGCTCTATCGGGTCGCCGCAATCGCAACCGGCGACAACACGGAGGACATCGCCGGACCGATACCGTGGAACGCGGATCGTTCGTTCCGCTTTGCGGTGTTCGCCACCCATCCGTCCATGGAAAACCGCGTCGCTCGACTCGACTGTGAAATCCCCACGTGGGCGAGTCCATATCGACCGCGGCAAGTCGCGTGA
- a CDS encoding HalOD1 output domain-containing protein produces the protein MSNGTRITETTNWFENGHAPTDPTDPPQYALVAVRSIDPCQSLTVSLIETIVDVLEPPNGQTSLSLYQYVNPDALEDLVETGGTKKSGVEVRFVIENHLVTVRSNNTVLIYEPLGARRDSDRNPILN, from the coding sequence ATGTCTAATGGCACGAGAATCACCGAGACGACGAACTGGTTCGAAAACGGGCACGCGCCCACGGACCCGACGGATCCACCGCAGTACGCGTTGGTCGCCGTTCGTTCGATCGATCCGTGCCAGTCGCTGACCGTAAGTCTGATCGAAACGATCGTCGATGTTTTGGAACCGCCGAACGGTCAGACCTCGCTCAGTTTGTACCAGTACGTGAACCCGGACGCGCTCGAAGACCTCGTCGAGACGGGCGGAACGAAAAAGAGCGGCGTCGAAGTTCGATTCGTGATCGAGAACCATCTCGTCACCGTTCGGAGTAACAACACCGTCCTCATCTACGAACCGCTCGGCGCACGGCGCGACAGCGACAGAAATCCCATACTCAACTAA
- a CDS encoding xanthine dehydrogenase family protein molybdopterin-binding subunit, with amino-acid sequence MKIDTVEYDEVRPGEMTGTAVQRREDRHLLTGDARYTDDIQYPGMGYLALLGSQYAHARIESIDVSDAEARSDVIAVYTYHDLLESGLDGAMPTAELDAEDLQEDGSNEEDTSVKRPLLADDRVRYQGQPVAAVVAEERYAAFDALDAIDVEYERLDSAPELDDAVSSDAPTIHDLAPNNVAFEWETGDREGTEEAFSGAAHTVSLDPSNNRVIPTAIEPRAAVAQYQPSDDKLTVELSSQNPHAVQSRLGDVLGLPRHRITVRVPDVGGGFGAKLQPYAGHLLTAWCSMQLERPIKWQARRTDDFQSMVHARRQRTSIEAALDESGHIVALRGDIDADLGGYPTVGGVGIPKGTAGMLCGAYDIDVGHVAVRGVMTNTAPISAYRGAGRPEAAYIIERLASACARELDMDPVEFRRRNFIPPESFPVETGLGMNYDSGEYEKTLDRALEHVEYDAFLERQERARDDGRYLGIGISSYVEICGGSAGSIESGQVRVNADGQVVVHTGTQDTGQGHATSYAQIVSDELGVDYDTIEIVEGDTDKVTEGGGTAGSRSLPMAGNAIRKASRGIEEKARTIAAHQLEASEADIEFSDGEFHVRGAPEYGVTFQDVANAAYNPRKLPDDVDPGLETSVYFEPEGSTAPFGTHVAIVEIDPETGEISFQRYLAVDDVGPQVNPKLVEGQVVGGIVQGIGQALYEDGHYDSNGNLATSSLQDYAIPKTISVPDIEWDSTVTPSPNNALGVKGVGEAGTIGSMPAVVNAVLDALEPFGVETLDMPLTNETVWSAIETANGG; translated from the coding sequence ATGAAGATAGACACGGTCGAGTACGACGAGGTCAGACCCGGCGAGATGACGGGAACCGCGGTTCAGCGTCGAGAAGACCGACATCTTCTGACGGGGGATGCTCGGTACACCGACGACATTCAATATCCGGGGATGGGCTATCTCGCGCTGCTCGGCAGCCAGTACGCTCACGCCCGAATCGAGTCGATCGACGTGAGCGACGCCGAAGCCCGCAGCGACGTGATCGCCGTCTATACGTACCACGACCTGCTCGAATCCGGCCTCGATGGCGCGATGCCGACCGCCGAACTCGACGCCGAGGACCTTCAGGAGGACGGCTCCAACGAGGAGGACACGTCCGTCAAACGACCGCTCCTCGCCGACGACCGGGTTCGATATCAGGGCCAACCCGTCGCGGCGGTCGTCGCCGAAGAGCGCTACGCCGCCTTCGACGCGCTCGATGCGATCGACGTGGAGTACGAACGACTCGATTCGGCCCCGGAACTCGACGACGCGGTATCGTCGGACGCGCCGACGATTCACGACCTCGCACCGAACAACGTCGCTTTCGAGTGGGAGACCGGCGACCGCGAGGGGACCGAGGAGGCGTTTTCAGGGGCCGCACACACGGTCTCGCTCGATCCGTCGAACAACCGCGTGATTCCGACGGCGATCGAACCCCGAGCGGCGGTCGCCCAGTACCAACCATCGGACGACAAACTGACCGTCGAACTATCGAGTCAGAACCCGCATGCAGTACAGAGCCGACTCGGCGACGTTCTCGGATTACCTCGTCACCGCATCACCGTCCGCGTGCCGGACGTCGGCGGCGGCTTCGGCGCGAAACTCCAACCGTACGCCGGTCATCTCTTGACGGCGTGGTGTTCGATGCAACTCGAACGGCCGATCAAGTGGCAAGCCCGCCGGACCGACGACTTCCAATCGATGGTTCACGCTCGCCGACAGCGGACCAGCATCGAAGCCGCGCTGGACGAATCGGGACACATAGTGGCACTTCGCGGGGATATCGACGCGGACCTCGGCGGCTATCCCACGGTCGGTGGCGTCGGCATTCCGAAGGGAACCGCCGGGATGCTCTGTGGGGCCTACGACATCGACGTCGGACACGTCGCCGTTCGCGGGGTGATGACCAACACGGCCCCGATATCGGCCTACCGCGGTGCCGGTCGACCGGAGGCGGCGTACATCATCGAACGACTGGCGAGTGCCTGCGCCCGCGAACTCGACATGGACCCGGTCGAATTCCGTCGCCGAAACTTCATTCCGCCGGAGTCGTTCCCGGTCGAGACCGGCCTCGGGATGAACTACGATAGCGGCGAGTACGAGAAGACCCTCGACCGAGCCCTCGAACACGTCGAGTACGACGCGTTCCTCGAACGGCAGGAACGTGCCCGGGACGACGGACGGTATCTGGGCATCGGGATTTCGTCGTACGTTGAGATCTGTGGCGGGTCCGCGGGAAGCATCGAGAGCGGCCAAGTGAGGGTCAACGCCGACGGGCAAGTCGTCGTTCACACTGGCACCCAAGACACGGGGCAGGGTCACGCGACGAGCTACGCACAGATCGTGAGCGACGAACTGGGCGTCGATTACGACACCATCGAAATCGTCGAGGGGGACACCGACAAGGTCACCGAAGGGGGAGGAACCGCCGGTAGCCGCAGTTTGCCGATGGCGGGGAACGCCATTCGGAAGGCGTCCCGAGGGATAGAGGAGAAGGCCCGTACGATCGCCGCCCATCAGCTCGAAGCGTCCGAGGCGGATATCGAATTCTCGGACGGCGAGTTCCACGTCCGCGGCGCACCGGAGTACGGCGTTACGTTCCAAGACGTCGCTAACGCCGCGTATAATCCGCGAAAACTCCCGGACGACGTCGATCCCGGCTTAGAGACGTCGGTGTACTTCGAACCGGAGGGATCGACGGCACCGTTCGGAACCCACGTCGCGATCGTGGAAATCGATCCGGAGACCGGCGAAATCTCGTTCCAGCGGTACCTCGCCGTCGACGACGTCGGCCCGCAGGTCAATCCGAAACTGGTCGAGGGGCAGGTCGTCGGCGGGATCGTTCAGGGAATCGGTCAGGCGTTGTACGAGGACGGTCACTACGACTCGAACGGGAACCTCGCGACGTCTTCCTTGCAGGACTACGCGATCCCGAAGACGATCAGCGTCCCCGACATCGAGTGGGACAGCACCGTGACACCGTCGCCGAACAACGCCCTCGGCGTGAAGGGCGTGGGCGAGGCGGGTACCATCGGCTCGATGCCCGCAGTCGTCAACGCGGTACTCGACGCGCTGGAACCGTTCGGGGTCGAGACGCTCGACATGCCGTTGACCAACGAGACGGTGTGGTCGGCGATAGAAACGGCGAACGGCGGATAG
- a CDS encoding GH32 C-terminal domain-containing protein, producing the protein MVPSSPTIGFLHCDDLSFEQQSALDWATTELGTVDRVPITERGDGGFEEYDVLWWHRDTPVDPQTTPEAEDVFAAYFERGGTLLLTGQALTAVEALGVDPVAPDAVGTEPVETPVGPLWKTQYADHPAVAAFDDVRFHTRGGGDMQSFARYDKVLPERADVLAGTVRGDIDRPNEVSVVEWKPGTGTVLGVGANVEFDAHGADGGRETFLAGCLRFLGENADDGLVGRPKAAADLAAMRTDFRDDYDRPSYHLTPPANWLNDPNGLIEWNGTYHAFYQYNPGGPYHDTIHWGHATSDDLVHWEDRPVALTPDPDGPDRDGCWSGCAIDDDETVHMLYTGGRDGCQLPCLATAVDETLDVWKKDPENPVVAEPPVELDILSTDHWDAEFRDHSVWRENGSWYQLIGSGIEGVGGTALLYRSDDLLDWTYLGPLYTAESEAEGHMWECPELLDFGEERLLHVSNYEHVRYFLGTMRDARFEREASGILDYGDFYAPQTLRDGSGRLLTFGWLKEARSERAQWDAGWSGALSLPRVLSVEDGELRQRPAAEVESLRGGHHGFESRGLSDGHREVLQTRGRALELAVSLDLGTADEVGIVLRETVDGEERTPLHVRRDELTLERSTSSLHPETADDPIRMPLDGEGRVDLRVFIDGSVIEVFANERRCLTGRIYPTRADADGVSLYAAGGDARIVTLDAWELDVAAASSVDVGSTAEVGDD; encoded by the coding sequence ATGGTACCGTCGTCTCCGACCATCGGGTTCCTGCACTGTGACGACCTCTCTTTCGAGCAACAGTCGGCGCTCGATTGGGCGACGACCGAACTGGGTACCGTCGACCGCGTCCCGATTACGGAACGCGGCGACGGCGGTTTCGAGGAATACGACGTCCTCTGGTGGCACCGTGATACACCGGTGGACCCGCAAACCACCCCCGAGGCGGAAGACGTGTTTGCCGCCTATTTCGAGCGCGGTGGAACCCTGCTGTTGACCGGCCAGGCGTTGACCGCGGTCGAAGCGCTCGGGGTCGACCCGGTCGCACCGGACGCCGTGGGAACGGAACCGGTCGAGACGCCCGTCGGTCCGCTGTGGAAGACCCAGTACGCCGACCATCCGGCGGTCGCCGCCTTCGATGACGTTCGGTTCCACACCCGTGGCGGTGGCGACATGCAGTCGTTTGCGCGATACGACAAGGTCCTCCCGGAACGCGCGGACGTCCTCGCGGGGACCGTCCGAGGGGACATCGACCGCCCGAACGAGGTGTCCGTCGTCGAATGGAAACCCGGAACGGGGACGGTTCTCGGCGTCGGTGCGAACGTCGAATTCGACGCTCACGGCGCGGACGGCGGCCGCGAAACCTTCCTCGCGGGGTGTCTTCGTTTTCTCGGGGAAAATGCCGACGACGGTCTCGTCGGGCGGCCGAAGGCCGCCGCGGACCTCGCCGCGATGCGGACCGACTTTCGTGACGACTACGACCGTCCGAGCTACCACCTCACACCGCCCGCGAATTGGTTGAACGACCCGAACGGCCTCATCGAGTGGAACGGCACGTATCACGCGTTCTATCAGTACAATCCGGGCGGACCCTACCACGACACGATTCACTGGGGGCACGCGACGAGCGATGACCTCGTCCACTGGGAGGACCGTCCGGTTGCGCTCACGCCCGACCCCGACGGTCCCGACCGCGATGGTTGTTGGTCGGGATGCGCAATCGACGACGACGAAACGGTTCACATGCTCTACACGGGCGGCCGCGACGGATGCCAACTCCCGTGCCTCGCGACGGCGGTCGACGAAACGCTCGACGTGTGGAAGAAAGACCCCGAGAACCCGGTCGTGGCCGAGCCACCGGTCGAACTCGATATCCTCTCGACCGACCACTGGGACGCCGAGTTCCGCGACCACTCCGTTTGGCGCGAAAACGGCTCGTGGTATCAGCTCATCGGCTCGGGTATCGAGGGCGTGGGCGGGACGGCACTCCTCTACCGCTCGGACGACCTCCTCGACTGGACGTATCTCGGGCCACTGTACACGGCCGAGTCGGAGGCGGAAGGCCACATGTGGGAGTGCCCCGAACTCCTCGACTTCGGCGAGGAACGCCTGCTCCACGTCTCGAACTACGAGCACGTGCGCTACTTCCTCGGGACCATGCGTGATGCGCGCTTCGAGCGCGAAGCGTCCGGAATACTCGATTACGGCGACTTCTATGCCCCACAAACGCTGCGGGACGGGTCGGGTCGACTGCTCACGTTCGGTTGGCTGAAGGAAGCCCGAAGCGAGCGCGCACAGTGGGACGCGGGGTGGTCCGGAGCGCTTTCGCTCCCGCGAGTCCTCAGCGTCGAGGACGGCGAACTGCGCCAACGACCCGCCGCCGAGGTCGAATCGCTTCGCGGCGGCCATCACGGATTCGAATCCCGGGGGCTCTCCGACGGCCACCGTGAAGTGCTCCAAACACGCGGCAGGGCGCTCGAACTCGCTGTCTCACTGGATCTCGGCACCGCCGACGAGGTGGGTATCGTTCTCCGGGAAACCGTAGACGGCGAGGAACGGACGCCGTTGCACGTCCGCCGGGACGAACTCACCCTCGAACGCTCCACGTCGAGCCTCCACCCGGAGACGGCCGACGACCCGATACGGATGCCGCTCGACGGGGAGGGGAGGGTCGACCTCAGGGTGTTCATCGATGGATCGGTCATCGAAGTGTTCGCGAACGAACGGCGCTGTCTCACCGGGCGAATCTATCCGACTCGCGCGGACGCCGACGGCGTTTCGCTCTACGCCGCGGGCGGGGATGCCCGTATCGTGACCCTCGACGCGTGGGAACTCGACGTTGCCGCCGCCTCGTCGGTGGATGTCGGGTCGACCGCCGAGGTGGGCGACGATTGA
- a CDS encoding glycoside hydrolase family 68 protein, translated as MSRPDEYRRSKWTRDHASRLRRTPDTVAPIIYPPERAVSEEFHLWDTWFLRSRDGSLAEVDGYRVAFSLSASSSLLPGKRHDEARIRYFYSTDGREWTYGGPIFPEGEAFGSRQWAGSALLDDDGTVYAYYTAAGHRDEPELTYEQRICVGAGGTVSTDERGLSIDGPWEQSVLFEPDGVRYQTQEQSNRQNGPIYTFRDPWFFEDPATGESYLLFEANTPIDDPDPERTYNGCIGIARSETGDPTDWQPLDPILDAERVNQELERPHIVVRNGRYYLFTPSHLHTFAPGLSGFDALYGFVADSVFGPYEPLNETGLVVANPENAPFQAYSWLAFPHGDEILVTSFFNYFDLNGLSLDDVALLPEAEQFRRFGGTYAPTLRLQVGGDRTRIWGELDYGQIPLEEESPTPPDHIRYRGSGGDGEDEDGNHNGSY; from the coding sequence ATGTCCCGTCCGGACGAGTACAGGCGGTCAAAGTGGACGCGTGATCACGCGTCCCGACTTCGTCGTACGCCCGACACCGTGGCACCGATCATCTACCCGCCCGAACGGGCGGTCTCCGAGGAGTTCCACCTCTGGGATACGTGGTTTCTCCGCTCGCGCGACGGCTCGCTCGCCGAGGTGGACGGCTATCGAGTCGCGTTCTCGCTCTCCGCTTCGTCGTCGCTCCTCCCCGGAAAACGGCACGACGAAGCGCGCATCCGGTACTTCTACTCGACGGACGGGCGCGAGTGGACTTACGGCGGACCGATTTTCCCCGAGGGGGAGGCGTTCGGCTCCCGACAGTGGGCGGGGTCGGCCCTGCTGGACGATGACGGCACCGTGTACGCCTACTACACCGCCGCTGGTCACCGTGACGAACCGGAACTCACGTACGAACAACGGATCTGCGTCGGAGCGGGCGGCACCGTTTCGACGGACGAACGCGGACTGTCCATCGACGGCCCGTGGGAACAGTCGGTTCTCTTCGAACCGGACGGGGTACGGTACCAGACACAGGAACAGTCGAACCGCCAGAACGGTCCCATCTACACGTTTCGCGACCCGTGGTTCTTCGAGGACCCCGCGACGGGCGAGTCGTATCTCCTATTCGAGGCCAACACCCCGATAGACGACCCCGACCCGGAACGGACGTACAACGGCTGTATCGGCATCGCACGCTCGGAGACGGGCGACCCGACCGACTGGCAACCGCTCGATCCGATCCTCGACGCCGAACGCGTGAATCAGGAACTCGAACGGCCACACATCGTCGTCCGGAACGGGCGCTACTACCTCTTCACCCCGAGTCATCTCCACACGTTCGCGCCCGGGCTGAGCGGCTTCGACGCGCTCTACGGCTTCGTCGCCGACTCCGTCTTCGGGCCGTACGAACCCCTCAACGAGACCGGTCTCGTCGTGGCGAATCCCGAAAACGCCCCGTTTCAGGCGTACTCGTGGTTGGCCTTCCCCCACGGCGACGAAATCCTCGTCACGTCCTTTTTCAACTACTTCGACCTCAACGGCCTCTCGCTCGACGACGTGGCGCTCCTCCCCGAGGCCGAGCAGTTCCGCCGCTTCGGCGGGACGTACGCGCCGACGCTCCGATTACAGGTCGGGGGCGACCGAACCCGAATCTGGGGCGAACTCGACTACGGACAAATCCCGCTCGAAGAAGAGTCGCCGACCCCTCCCGACCACATTCGCTATCGCGGGTCTGGAGGCGACGGTGAGGACGAGGACGGCAACCATAACGGCAGCTACTGA
- a CDS encoding MBL fold metallo-hydrolase — protein MTEFDTDTPWLPADAGPEFDPLEHFDALPDGNTPLVVTPRGGAREVGRSCYQVDTEHATYLVDCGLRQGSGETFPDFRGLSIEGVDAVFLTHAHIDHCGGLPVLEANGLLDDDAPILATPPTIALAKLLLEDSLHIHRRETQRPGTEQRFDRQHVDAVFERFEPVDYGGGRVEPFAPTPDEEPLVFQYGNAGHLLGSAWLMLQTGGYRVVFSGDIGGRATHLPDVQSPPGADVLLTESTYGGQHSHTSMHDARSGLFAAVAQAVENRQPVLIPTFAVGRAQLLQLLFKERFTSHPGDIGSRVQLVVDGMAQDATEIYHEYVLDDTYMDESIVNRAKNSGQDRPFLPDGAGFPRNDEERRELLTDTDPLSGGTVPVVIAPSGMLTGGHSPRYLVEFAARFEDAKVFLTGYQSKGTTGRTLQNYLDAGEEEVTITTDATPFGTDWPSSDSVTWTRVETDDGFERTTRATVPTEWIETVDGLSAHAAQSGLLKFARAVEPSTVAMVHGPDYAQDHLARHFGKNLDSAEQVTRSRLLTPIPVSRDIELDTPTLTPKQFERGPDRLRNQVKTLHTEVASLNEELAALRHDEGTWSESDLRRLVREEIREAIDTDGDT, from the coding sequence ATGACCGAATTTGACACTGACACGCCGTGGCTCCCGGCCGACGCGGGACCGGAGTTCGACCCGCTCGAACACTTCGACGCGCTTCCAGACGGGAACACCCCGCTGGTCGTCACGCCGCGCGGCGGCGCACGCGAAGTCGGACGGAGTTGCTACCAAGTCGATACGGAACACGCGACGTACCTCGTCGATTGTGGTCTGCGTCAAGGGTCCGGCGAGACGTTCCCCGACTTTCGAGGACTGTCTATCGAAGGAGTGGATGCCGTGTTCCTCACGCACGCGCACATCGACCACTGCGGAGGGCTCCCCGTCCTCGAAGCGAACGGGCTGTTGGACGACGACGCGCCGATTCTGGCCACGCCGCCGACCATCGCCCTCGCAAAGCTCCTCCTCGAAGATTCGCTCCACATCCACAGACGCGAGACACAGCGCCCCGGCACCGAACAGCGGTTCGACCGGCAACACGTCGATGCGGTCTTCGAACGCTTCGAACCGGTGGACTACGGCGGCGGTCGCGTCGAGCCGTTCGCCCCGACGCCCGACGAGGAACCGCTGGTCTTCCAGTACGGGAACGCGGGCCACCTCCTCGGTTCGGCGTGGCTCATGCTCCAGACGGGCGGCTACCGAGTCGTCTTCTCGGGGGATATCGGCGGGCGTGCGACCCATCTGCCGGACGTCCAGTCGCCGCCGGGCGCTGACGTTCTCCTGACGGAGTCCACGTACGGAGGCCAGCACAGTCACACGTCGATGCACGACGCGCGGTCGGGGCTGTTCGCCGCCGTCGCGCAGGCCGTCGAAAACCGCCAACCCGTTCTCATCCCGACGTTCGCGGTCGGCCGGGCACAACTCCTCCAACTGCTGTTCAAGGAGCGGTTCACGTCGCATCCGGGCGACATCGGCTCACGGGTACAACTCGTCGTGGACGGGATGGCCCAGGACGCGACCGAAATCTACCACGAGTACGTGCTGGACGACACCTACATGGACGAATCCATCGTCAACCGCGCGAAAAACAGCGGGCAGGACCGCCCCTTCCTCCCGGACGGTGCCGGGTTTCCGCGGAACGACGAGGAGCGACGGGAGCTGCTCACCGATACGGACCCGCTGTCGGGAGGGACCGTCCCGGTCGTCATCGCGCCCTCCGGGATGCTGACCGGCGGACATTCCCCCCGGTATCTCGTCGAGTTCGCGGCCCGGTTCGAGGACGCGAAGGTGTTCCTCACCGGCTATCAGTCGAAGGGAACGACCGGGCGGACGCTCCAGAACTACCTCGACGCAGGCGAGGAGGAAGTAACGATCACGACGGACGCGACGCCGTTCGGGACGGACTGGCCGAGTTCCGATTCCGTGACGTGGACGCGCGTCGAGACCGACGACGGGTTCGAGCGGACCACCCGAGCGACCGTTCCGACGGAATGGATCGAAACGGTGGACGGCCTCAGCGCCCATGCCGCACAATCCGGCTTGTTGAAGTTCGCCAGGGCCGTCGAACCGTCGACGGTGGCGATGGTTCACGGTCCCGACTACGCACAGGACCACCTCGCCCGTCACTTCGGAAAGAACCTCGATAGCGCGGAGCAGGTGACCAGATCACGGCTCCTCACTCCGATTCCGGTCTCCCGCGATATCGAACTCGACACGCCGACGTTGACGCCCAAACAGTTCGAACGCGGTCCCGACCGCCTCCGAAATCAAGTGAAGACGCTTCACACGGAGGTCGCGTCGCTGAACGAGGAACTCGCCGCGCTCCGACACGACGAAGGGACGTGGAGCGAGTCGGACCTTCGTCGTCTCGTTCGGGAGGAGATACGGGAGGCCATCGATACGGACGGGGACACGTAA
- a CDS encoding Cdc6/Cdc18 family protein gives MIHDARVLQPQFVPEEVEHRNEEINTLSNTLKPIMDGQNGETSLLLGPSGAGKTCIAKFTTDRLRENVLDINRQYVNCWQDYTRFQVLYRILEGIGRTVNIHRRSTPKDELLDRLQRYDGPQFVVILDEVDQLEDKSVLYDLYRMPTISMVLITNHEDELFSHLDGRLASRLRTCVRVPFEKYHLDELVSILRARVQWGLSEDAIGNRQLELIADAAAGDARIAIGILRNAARRAEQGDADHITGDIVREAIPDGRHEVRQKTIDQLNSHQRALYDILDETGELAPGDLYDAYRERVENPKTNRTVRNHLSKMEHYRLVVAEGKNRARTYRLR, from the coding sequence ATGATTCACGATGCTCGCGTCCTGCAACCACAGTTCGTTCCCGAAGAGGTCGAGCATCGAAACGAGGAAATCAACACGTTATCCAACACGCTCAAACCCATCATGGACGGGCAGAACGGCGAAACCTCGCTCCTGTTGGGTCCGTCGGGTGCGGGAAAGACCTGTATCGCCAAGTTCACCACCGACCGGTTGCGCGAGAACGTCCTCGACATCAACCGACAGTATGTCAACTGCTGGCAGGACTACACGCGGTTTCAGGTGCTCTATCGCATCCTCGAAGGCATCGGTCGTACCGTCAACATCCACCGTCGCTCGACGCCGAAGGACGAACTCCTCGACCGCCTCCAGCGGTACGACGGGCCGCAGTTCGTCGTCATCCTGGACGAAGTCGACCAACTCGAAGACAAGAGCGTTCTCTACGACCTGTATCGAATGCCGACGATTTCGATGGTACTCATCACGAATCACGAGGACGAACTGTTTTCGCACCTCGACGGTCGCTTGGCGAGTCGGCTTCGGACGTGCGTTCGCGTTCCGTTCGAGAAGTACCACCTCGACGAACTCGTCTCTATCCTCCGTGCCCGCGTCCAGTGGGGACTTTCGGAAGACGCAATCGGAAACCGCCAACTCGAACTGATCGCGGACGCGGCAGCGGGCGACGCACGGATCGCGATCGGGATCCTCAGGAATGCGGCACGTCGCGCCGAGCAGGGCGACGCCGACCACATCACTGGCGATATCGTCCGGGAAGCGATACCGGACGGACGCCACGAAGTCCGGCAGAAAACCATCGACCAACTCAACTCCCATCAGCGCGCCCTCTACGACATTTTGGACGAAACCGGCGAACTCGCGCCGGGCGACCTGTACGATGCGTACCGGGAGCGCGTCGAGAACCCGAAGACGAACCGAACGGTTCGAAACCACCTCTCGAAGATGGAACATTATCGGCTCGTCGTCGCCGAGGGGAAGAACCGAGCGCGGACCTATCGACTGCGCTGA